The following are encoded in a window of Colletotrichum lupini chromosome 3, complete sequence genomic DNA:
- a CDS encoding cholera enterotoxin subunit A2, whose translation MRHVCNAQFSVWRADTRTPTEMRAAGLFAPRGASQILQIVPNVSMYNHAVGADNGASRDNDGYVSTTASEDTAVGFLTNMFNGNGYVYEIAAAANFIQVSGTLGEFSPYPNEQEYAALGGFSWDQVIRWRHYTNGVADGGLQDNNEYEGRIYNGLRPTNSMPSLAGFPAGHRAWTLSPWNAFAQGGAGCGGGNAARTLFVRQGTCNPKESAETVAKRFIDENCWAKDLCG comes from the exons ATGCGACATg TCTGCAATGCCCAGTTCAGCGTTTGGCGCGCCGATACCAGAACCCCTACCGAGATGCGCGCCGCCGGTCTCTTCGCCCCTAGAGGAGCCAGCCAGATCCTCCAAATCGTCCCCAACGTCAGTATGTACAACCACGCAGTCGGCGCCGACAATGGCGCCAGCCGCGATAATGACGGCTACGTCTCCACCACCGCCAGCGAGGACACCGCCGTCGGCTTCCTCACCAACATGTTCAACGGCAACGGCTACGTCTACGAGATCGCGGCCGCGGCCAACTTCATCCAGGTCTCCGGCACTCTGGGCGAGTTCAGCCCGTACCCCAACGAGCAGGAGTACGCGGCGCTCGGAGGCTTCAGCTGGGACCAGGTCATCCGCTGGAGACACTACACCAACGGCGTTGCGGACGGCGGACTGCAGGATAACAACGAGTATGAGGGCCGCATCTACAACGGCCTGAGACCCACCAACTCCATGCCCAGCCTTGCTGGCTTCCCGGCCGGTCACCGTGCCTGGACCTTGTCTCCTTGGAACGCGTTTGCTCAGGGTGGTGCAGGATGCGGCGGTGGTAACGCTGCCCGCACTCTATTCGTTCGCCAGGGCACTTGCAACCCCAAGGAGAGTGCCGAGACTGTTGCCAAGAGGTTCATTGATGAGAACTGCTGGGCCAAGGACCTTTGCGGTTAA